ccagatcgagtagttgcccattatgaccaaaacactggaatgttaggctggaggaagaaaaaacaaggacatgcaaacagaacagagagataccataaaagaagaacagaccagaccccaaggtccatgccttatatggaaaggggacagctcttcctgaactccatccttctgatgtggcaactaagacccggatgtcagcctcctccctcttggaaggaaaaaaagtttctagttgtctattatgtcacctttagccattcacacctctccacgccccctaggatagcttgcccactcctccccctcctaatcccttataagcccccacctccctgaccgggtgtgacttccccagcctccatttctgtagactggggaACCTCACCCAGGgagttcaaataaactgcctggccttttgttgcctctcttcgcctgcttatttcagctagaatttatcttacaatattATTTCCCTTCAGCCTGAAAACTTCCTTGAGCACTTAATTCTCTTAGTGTTCCTTagtgatcattgtttttattttgccttcattcctgaatatattttttctagaaatagttattttcttttgGCGTTTCAAAGATGTTGTTCCACTGTCTTGTTtccagtttctgatgagaaagccACCATCATGGAAATCATTGTTCAATGTTTAATGGATCATTTTTTGcagactgctttttaaaatttgccaccttaatcatttttaagcacacctttcagtaatgttaagtagATTCACTGTATTATGTGACCATCACCACCCACCTCAACTCTTCATCTTTCAGAACTGAAATTCTGTGCCCATTAAACAACAGCTCtgggtgaggcttagaacctcaccccccctgttctgagagaaatcttctgcatatgtggatgttttattgcccttgtctagcttggattaacacatagtctacaggcacacacctgatcatctacatttgctctcttacaacactaaactatgttttctacctttatgttgtatctacctaccacttcagcatcttattaaaaataataaagagagaaatctggtatccacatataaatcaagtataaaaatcaaatgtgtattcatatttgaactgactgtttatagttcataatgcatgagcaaaaccaaaagtttctgtgatgactgcccttgtactgttcaccatgtaacttattcactatgtaagaatttgttctccatgtaagaacttgttcgttatgcttcagaagattggagactgacgaaaattaggcttggggtggattaatgattgtgcattgagcattgactcccctatacagaattttattgtcgttaacaaccatttgatcaataaatatgagagatgccctaacaacaacaaccaagaaaaaggacagacttccaatggtaaaataaataagcaaccgggatgtaatgtatagcataaggaatatagtcaaaatattgtaacaacttggtatggtgatagctggtacttagaattatcatgtatataaatgttgaatcactgtgttgtacacctgaaactaatgtaatgtaatactgtgtgtcaactacccttcaataaaaaataattatctaaaaaaaaaaaaaaaaaaaaaacagctctgtgtcccctccccaccccccagcccctagcaaccaccCTCCTACTTTGCATgagtttgactactctaggtacctccTGTGCCATGTTTTTATGAACATGAGCGTTTCTCCTCACTGTTTGCTCCTTTTGCTCCCCTtccaggagggaggcagagggttaGGGACGTGCTTAGGCTCCACTGCCAGATAAGACTTGTTGGGGGGCGGGGTCTGCACTGGCCAGCTCATGGCCCCACTGGCTGGGAATGTCCTGGGagaccctccccttcctccctccccatccattgCCTAGATGGGCTTTGTCATGGCCAGAAATCGGGGGCCTCTTGGGCACATTCTGCCCCAAATGTGGGGTGGCCCAGCCCTGGCAGTTACCGTTGTGCCGAGGTTCACATATACAAAATTATCCTTCCTTTCAGAGAACCTGGCATTTTCTAAGGGAATTTTAGAGCTCATTAATGTGAAATGGGACAGCTTAGTTCTCTGTCACTTGCCACAGAGTCTGAGTGCCACTGCTGGGGCTGCTGTCACCCGCCCCTTGCAGTGGGCACCTGGTTCTCCTCATCAGCCTGGGCCTGGACCCACCAGCCTCACCACCAGGCAAGTGACGGCTGCTGAATGTATGTGACCTATGAGCCCCCAGCAGCTCCACTATACCTGCAGGACGGACAGCCTGGCCTGGTGGACTAAGCTAAATTGAGCAAGGCTGATTTCCATGCCTTAACAACCAATGCAGGCAGGCGATGAATGAGAGTGGGGACCGACTTTACTGTGTGTGCAGTTGTGATGATTCATTTTGTCAGTCTGACTGGGCCAAGGGGCTCTCTCCCACATAGCTGGTAAGACACTGTCTGGGGTTTTCTAGAAGACCAGCATTTGATTCAGGAGACTGAGGATCCGCCCTGAGAACGTGGGAGGTATCATCCAATCAGCCAGCCCAGCCCACAGAGagcaggcaggggaggggcagacCATCTGCTGAGTTGACCATCTTCTGTCCTGGGCTCTCCACAATCACAGGCCAATCCCGACCTAAACTTCCTCATACACAGTCTCCACAGGTCTATGGGTTGTTCCCCTGGAGCACCCCCACTCATCCAGTAACAAAGGGTTACTCCTGCCTCCTGTTTCCAGACTCCAGACCCCTGGGGCTAGGCCACCTTGCATCCCAGCGGGTGGCCCTCTCTGTAACAAGAGCCCCTGCTGGATGAGGTGCATCCCAGCCTGCAGGGCAGCCGCCAGCAATCCAGGCCAGGGCCTCCTCCCTGCAGGACAGAGGTTGAGCTCTCCTGATAGTCTCTGCTTCCTGACCCTGTGCCCCCCAGTCAAAGCCATTGCGCTATTTTGTTTTTGCAGCAGGACCCGCTCACTGCCTTGCTGGTGGACTTGACACCAACACATTCTGGTCTCTGAGAAAAAGGAGCACCTTTAAATAGCAAGTGGAACTCCCTCTGCCGAGTGACCTCCCAGCTGGGGCCGCCTGCCGCTGCCCTGCACCTGCGGAGGTGCAGTCTCTTTCATAGGATGAAGGGACTTGGCCTGGGACAGGCAAGCATGGGTATGGGGGCAGAGGGCTCAAGCTGGCACTGTAATGGCAGTGGGGACTGACCGAGTGCGAACAGACCTTGCAGAGGGAGGCAGCTCCCTGGGGACCCGGCCATGCCAGCGCCCTCCCACTGAttccggggttcttgtttgcagggccgaagaatgaacttagcagtcaaggtaggagagccaggaagaCTTTAattgagatacagtgagaggacagagctcctggcatgagcctggaggggacaggagagccaGTAGTGGTGCGTTATCTAGGGggtttataggcggttgagagacaaagagctagggattcagacccaccaaatggtctcttaatgtttgtttttaaggAGACACTAGGTTTCTTATCAGGTTTCCagactattttgcagagttagCATaacaaatttactgctttgattctttcttagaatAACAGTTTATTTAGATtggaagcatatcaatcaaggctgCTTGTCTTGCTTTCAGGAtgagctgagttattgtcttcttgttaaatagtaaattaagaatcttactttttaacttcttatctttaagatggaatccttcctgcccttcactatgttgtttacagcttgGCCTGCCTgttatattaattgcccaggttatatattccttgattaggggctggaggaggaaaagcagcatctcagTAAAGTTAAATTAAACTGGGCTTTTTAGCACGCTAAAGTGAactttacaatagcctcatttaattgatacaaacaagacatgggctataCTGAGGTACTGTCTTATCTGggagatgttcaaacattccaggctaagttactcctggctttttagttttaactaatcttcactgaaaaatgcttatattcctagtttgatattttactttagagaattaatgtgattctgtctttgcttaattgtttaatacagagttttggtaggggtcttcttccagaggccctcaccctgctctgactacacccacggtccccaTCTCACCACCAAGGGAGCAGACCACCTCTTCTTACCTTGGGTGGGCTCCACCTGCCTGAAAACGGGGCTTCAAGTATTAGGTGGGAAGCATTTTCTAAGTTCTTCACAGAAAAAGGGCAGGAAGGAAATGCACCCTGACCTCTAATGACTGGATCACCAGGGAGTCTTTCCAAGTGTCTCACCTTCCCTTCCAAAAACTTAAGTGAAACCCAATCAATAGACATTTTTATAGTAAAAAGAATATTCTTTAAGGAAATGCATTTTCTGGCAAAACTGCAGGACCTATTTTTATGTAAATGGCTGGTACAGACAGGGAGGGGGCCTTGCACAGGAACACAGAAACAAGCCCCAGTGACCAGTGGCTCCCTTAGATCCTGGCCTGGAGGTCAAAGAGTGATCATAGAAGGAATAAAGGAGGGATCATAACTTCCCAACCCTCTGGGGCTTCTCTTTGCTGAGGAAAGGTCCCAAAGTGGAAGAGCAAAGAAGGGAAGGCAGGAGCCTGAAATGCCCTTCTCTGCACCCAGGTGGCAGGAGCCTCTGGGGGCGCCTCTTAGACACAGGCAGGAGAAAGGAGGCCAGCCCAGAGGCCACAGGGCAGGTGATAGTACAGGCCCTGCCCCAGGTCAGGGGACACCCCAGCAGCTTGGCTACATCTCTACTCTTAAGGGAGTTCTGGAATGCTGACCACCCCAGACACCCTGGTGAGGCAGGTCAGCAGGCCCGCCTCACTGCCTGGTTATTCCTGCCTCAGCACAGGAGAGAGGGCCCCAGGGAGGGACCATGGACATAGCAGGGGCCCTGAAGAAGGGCCAGTCTCTGCTTCAGGAATTCTGCTGGGAACATCAGGTCTGGTGCTCTTGGCTGGAGGGTAGGCGGGTCCCACAGGAACCCTGAAGAAGCATTCCATAAATCCAAGAAGGGCTGTGGACCAGCCCCCCCTTCAGAATGCCTCCTTTGCTTCAGCTGTCCAGCACCTGTCAGAGTGCCTGAGAACACATCTAAAATGCACCCAAGGGACAAAGGGGAACCACATCAGAGCCTAGCACAGTGACCCTCGCCCACCGGGTGCAGTTTTGGGAAGGGGACCAAGGACACAGGTGACCCCAGAAAGTGGGAGTGGCGCATCACCTAGAGCTTAGCAGAGGATGCAAAATCCTCCAGCAACTTGACATCATTGGGGAACGTCAGCCATGCCCCACCGTCAACCACCAGCACGGCGCCCGTCACGTAGGATGCCAAAGGGCTGGCCAGGTAGAGTGCGCTGTGGGCGACCTCCGTCTTGTTCCCTAGCCTCCGCAGGGGGCTGGCCAGGACATCCATGCTTGTGCTGGCCTGGGAGCCACCTGGGAGGACAGCAGGATGCTCAGCCCCCATGAACCCCATGGCCCTccaccctcccctgcccagcTCCCTCCAAGCTACATCCGGGAATGTTGGGGGCAATAGCAGCATCCTAGTGGAGCAGGGGCAGGCCAGGTACAGGGCAGCACCACCACAGAACCAGCACAGGACTTTCTGACGTATGCCCTACCAAGGTTCTAGAAGCTTCAGTGGGTGCCTCATCTTGTGCCTGGCTCACATCAAGGGCGGTGGCCCTGTGGCCTCTACCTCCAGAGAGCAGCTGCCCAAGTCCAGCTGACCATAGTCTCTCACGGATGTGCACTGACCAGGATTGGCCCTGACTTGGCTTGGGGACACTCTGCCAGCCCCATGGAGCCATGATGACTTGGCACTTATCCCAGGCTTGGGCCCCAGGGAGCACCTGTGGGGGGCCTGGGCTCCCCGAAAGCCTTACCTAGCCGCCGGAACCCCTCTGTGCCACTGATGGGGCCTGGAGCAAGGCTGTTGACACGGATGTTCTGGGGACCCCACTCCACAGCCAAGTGCCTCGTCATCGCATCTGcacggaaggaaggaaggcatgaGGGAGAAGCAGGGCTGTTCTGCCTCCTGGGGGCGCTTGGGTGCAAGTGGGGGCTCAGGGTTGGGGCCGGGCCTCTCCACTGCCCATCACTGGACTGAGCATCACACGGACACTGCAGGCCTCCTGGAACAGACAGGAGGGGGACTTGACAGGAACCCAGGCAGCAGACCAGGGGGGGTGCCCGTACCCACGGCCGCCTTGGCAGAGCCTGCGTGCGCTTGGAGCACCTGCCCCCGGGTACCCAGGGTCGCGGTGATGTTCACAATCACCCCTCCGTGGTCCTGCAATACACAAAGCAGGTGATGAGCTGGCAGCGAGAGGAGGGGCAGCCAGCCCAGAGGACACGCACCCAGAAGAACTTCTCGTAAAGCACCCGAGACACATTGAAGGTGCCCAAGGCGTCGATGTCCATCACAGTCTTGAAGGCATTGAAGGACAACACGCTAGCAGGGCACAGGAAGTTTCCAGCCGCACCTGTAGGTGGAAGGAGACAGCAGATGGTGCCAGAGCCCTAGGTAGTAAGAGTCCAGGCTGGACAGGGAGAGACCCAGAAATTTGGACAAAATCCTGAATGACAGGGGCAGGGTGGATGTATTGGGTTGTGGCCCTCAAAAAGTTACGTTGAAGTCTTTACGCCTGGGACCTGCACATTTGACCTTATTGGGAAATGcaatctttgcagatgtaatccaGTTGAGATCATACTCTATTTAGGTGGGCCTAACGCCAAGGACAGGTGTCCTCAAACAAGAGGAGAGGATACAAACACACAGGGAGATGGCTgtgtggaggaggaggcagaggctggagcgaGGCAACGCCAAGCCCAGGGGTGCCCAGGACGCCAGCAGCACCAAAGGCTAAGAGGGGCCAAGACAGAATCCCCACTGGGTGCTTCACAGGAGTGCAGCCCTGCCAGCACTTGGTTtcaggcttctggcctccagaactggggaAACAACTTCTTGTTTTAAGCCCCACAGCTTGCCGTCCTTTGGCAGCCAAAGGAAACTAATATACTGGATGTTTTAAGAAGGAATTTCAGCAAAAAGTGAACCTTAAATTAAGGACTATGGTTAACAATATGTGTCAATATTGGCTCATCAATTTATAAAAACCACAAGATGTTAACAATAAGGAACACTGGGAGGGGCGATTTGCAGAATTCTGTGTACTATCTGCTTGATTACTCCATAAATCTAAAACTGTGCTAAAAAAGTAcagtctatttcttttctttttaaggggGAATTTCAAGACACTCTTGACTGTGATTCACCCCAGTTCACAGGGTCCAATTTGCGGGAGCTGCACTGACCCAGAAGGAGCATTTGGGCCAAGATAACATTCAGGAGCCTGGGACAGACATTTGGGGCCTCCACACAGGGAGGTCTGGTACTGCTAACCCCTCAGAACCCCCTGGCCTCATTCAACAGCCACTCACAGTTAACAAGGATGTCAATTTTCCCAAACTCCTTCAGTGCCTGGTCCACAGCGGCTGTGATGGCTGCTGGAACTCGGACGTCCAGAGATAAAGGGAGGCACTGCTGGCCAGTGGCAGAGGCCAGCTTTCTGGCAGCCTAGAAGCCAGACAGCAAGAGACAGGTGGGCAACAGTGTTCTTGTCCTGGAAGAAAAGCCTTTCAGAACCTGCTGAGAATGACGTGTCCAGGTTCTGCTGGGAAGCTGGACCCCACTCTGGGGATACACAGCTGACAAGTGGTGACTTCCAGGGGTCATGAGCCCTGGTAGGCATTTCCAAGACATCCCACACTCTCTCCCCTACCAACCTGCCCCAGGATCCCTGCTCTGCATCACCTCCCAGGCATTGGTCACTGGTCACAGGTTAATGGCACCCCAGCTGACTTCCAGTCCCTGCCCAGAAACTAGCTGTGGCAGCAGTGAGACTCTCCTCCCCATGGGTGGGACACACACAGACCACCTTATAAGCCTGGTGAACTGCAACACTTCTCTTGGGGCCATAATGCCACCCAGCATGAGGGCCTCTTCTCAGGACCCACTCATCTAAATTTTTTATAAGCCCAGATGTCCCTGGGAGGCCACTTCCACTGAAGCTCCATATTTGGAAAGGAGCAGGCTTTGGTGTCAACATTCTCTGGACCCCACAGCCACCCACAGACAGGGTGGGCACAGGAGAGACCCCTCACCATCGAAACTCTTGGAAGGCTTCTGCTGGCGATAACTGTATGGCAGCCGTGCCTGCAAAGCCAAAGGGCAGGTGCGAAGGACACATCAGGTGGGCTCCTGCCTGCTCTAGCAGAACCCCCTTCCTCAAGGCTCCTGGGCTGAAGCACCAGCCCAGGGGTGAGGGCACAGCTGGCAGAGGAGACAGGCCCTGAGCAGGGCTGAGTGGCTGTGGCAGGTAGGGGTTCAGGTTTCTGGCCAGGCCTCTCTGGCACAGGTATCTCGGCCACACAGGGATGCAGGCCCTGTCCGAAACATCATGTGCACAGCGTCAAAGCAGCCATGAGCCTAGGATTCAGGGTCCAGGCATCTGCATGGGGCCTGCTGGGTCTTCCTGGCTCAGTCCCACGTGTCCCTGACCTCCCCTGCCTTCCAGGTTAAAGTGAAGGAGAGCACCCCTTCTGAGGTTAGGGTGCATTCCCTGCCTCACCTCCTGACAGACGCAGCCAGCCTCACAGTAACAATAGCAGCCATTACCTGCTAATCAGGCCCCATCTAATCCTGCAAATGACCTGAGCATGGCTGGCCATGCTCTGCTCAGAGAAGCAACGTGCACAAAGCTGCCAACTTAGAAAATGAGTTCACCTGGATTGGCTGAATCCCAAAAGCTCATCCAGTGGGACTTACCTCTGGTATGAAAAGTGGGTGTCTGGGGTAAATTAGGGAGGGGCCCCAGTTGATCAATAGACCCCCTCTGTTCCAACCCAgcctacctctgggcctctctcccaGGTGAGTGTGTCTCACAGCAAACACAGTGCTGACGTAAGCCTGAGGCCACAGAACTTGGGTCCCAACAGACAATGTGTCAAGGTCAACTTGTCCACCCTAATCCTGGCCCGAAGAGGGCCCACAGAGCTCTGCCCTACGGTGACCTCAACCTGGTGAACCCTCCCTCTTTGTACAAATGGGGGTGCTGAAGCCAGAGCCACACCAGCTGGACTAACCTCTAGGAGATCCCGGAGTCTGACCTCCCCCAGGAGAGCGTCTGACCCCTCTCAGAGCGCTTAGAGGGTTCCCGACGCCCACCAGCAAGTTGCCCAGGGATCCCAGGATCCAGTGGGATCCCTACAGGGGCGGGCGGGGGCGGAGGACACAAGGCAACGCTCACCGCATGAAAACCTCAGCGATCCGGAATCCGATCCCCGAGCCGCCGCCAGTGATGAAGGCCACTTTGTCCCTGCCAGAAAACCCAGGCGGCCCTTGAGAGGCCCGTTAACGCGGCCGGAAGCGAAGTTTGACACTCTGACCTCCGGCCCCGGCGCTTGTTGACAAGTCACAGGACTTTCGGTGAAGGGAAACTGAAACGCCGCCTGGCAGAGCCTGCGCCCTGCGGAGATTCCTAGGGACTACTTCAGTTATAGAGCCTCTATTCGGGGGCTTACAACGAGGTAAGGGCGATTCCCGCCCTACAGGCGCCCCGCACGCGCGCTCCCGCCCCGGCCCGGAGGGGACCACTGCTAGCCCTGGGCGCCTGCCGCCTCACCGAAGCAGGTCGGGGCAGAAGAGGTGGTGGTACTCGAGGAGGCAGTCGTCCTCCTCCACATCCGGCGGCGGCTGGGCCATGGCGCTTGGCAAGGGTTGACGGCGCGGGGAGAGCGACGGCTGGGTCTCAGCCGCCGGGGCAAGAGCGCAGAGCCCCGgctgccccgccccg
This sequence is a window from Manis pentadactyla isolate mManPen7 chromosome 5, mManPen7.hap1, whole genome shotgun sequence. Protein-coding genes within it:
- the LOC118931791 gene encoding peroxisomal 2,4-dienoyl-CoA reductase [(3E)-enoyl-CoA-producing] isoform X2; the encoded protein is MAQPPPDVEEDDCLLEYHHLFCPDLLRDKVAFITGGGSGIGFRIAEVFMRHGCHTVIASRSLPRVSMAARKLASATGQQCLPLSLDVRVPAAITAAVDQALKEFGKIDILVNCAAGNFLCPASVLSFNAFKTVMDIDALGTFNVSRDHGGVIVNITATLGTRGQVLQAHAGSAKAAVDAMTRHLAVEWGPQNIRVNSLAPGPISGTEGFRRLGGSQASTSMDVLASPLRRLGNKTEVAHSALYLASPLASYVTGAVLVVDGGAWLTFPNDVKLLEDFASSAKL
- the LOC118931791 gene encoding peroxisomal 2,4-dienoyl-CoA reductase [(3E)-enoyl-CoA-producing] isoform X1, whose translation is MAQPPPDVEEDDCLLEYHHLFCPDLLRDKVAFITGGGSGIGFRIAEVFMRHGCHTVIASRSLPRVSMAARKLASATGQQCLPLSLDVRVPAAITAAVDQALKEFGKIDILVNCAAGNFLCPASVLSFNAFKTVMDIDALGTFNVSRVLYEKFFWDHGGVIVNITATLGTRGQVLQAHAGSAKAAVDAMTRHLAVEWGPQNIRVNSLAPGPISGTEGFRRLGGSQASTSMDVLASPLRRLGNKTEVAHSALYLASPLASYVTGAVLVVDGGAWLTFPNDVKLLEDFASSAKL